Proteins encoded together in one Theileria parva strain Muguga chromosome 3 map unlocalized ctg_530, whole genome shotgun sequence window:
- the Gsk3a gene encoding Protein kinase domain protein codes for MMTESNNNTDHESWYRLNKVIGNGSFGIVHEAYLLKTNEQVAIKKVLQDPRYKNRELTIMKDLRHPNIIKLRDYYFTVQYNNSTSTTTPSNNQAKPTKPNGEEKYLNLVMEYMPDTVHKVMRTYFKSLGFVPLNLIRTYAFQICRAFGYLHSMNICHRDLKPHNLLVDPFTNVLKLCDFGSAKKLIKGDWSVSYICSRFYRAPELMLGSNEYTTAIDAWSIGCVLSELLLGRPIFCGDTSIDQLVKIIQILGTPSVIEMKAMNPDYNNINFPNLKRVELSTIFPKNTDPDLINLISNLLRYDPTERLKPLDALTHVFFKPLIIKTANHVSCTSHRDLNSLHTGSTLNTGNTGNTVNTVNTGNPGGVGMMDELIVDIINPNLVPNNLFDFTLEEVNYMSPHTKEYFNLI; via the exons atgaTGACAGAATCGAATAATAATACCGACCACGAGTCCTGGTACAGACTCAACAAAGTCATCGGAAACGGCTCATTCGGTATCGTACACGAAGCATACCTACTCAAAACCAACGAACAAGTCGCCATCAAAAAAGTCCTACAA GACCCTCGATATAAGAATCGTGAGTTAACGATAATGAAGGATTTGCGTCATCCGAACATTATAAAGCTGCGGGATTACTACTTTACGGTGCAGTACAATAATTCAACCTCTACGACAACGCCTTCGAATAATCAAGCTAAGCCCACAAAACCCAACGGTGAGGAGAAGTACCTGAACCTGGTCATGGAATATATGCCAGACACTGTCCACAAGGTCATGAGAACTTACTTTAAATCACTTGGGTTTGTTCCTCTGAATTTGATTCGGACCTACGCGTTCCAAATTTGCAGAGCGTTTGGGTACCTCCACTCCATGAACATTTGTCACCGGGACCTCAAACCACATAACTTACTCGTAGATCCTTTTACCAACGTACTTAAATTGTGTGACTTCGGAAGCGCTAAAAAACTGATCAAGGGTGACTGGAGCGTGTCATACATTTGCAGCAGGTTTTATAGAGCACCTGAACTCATGCTCGGGTCAAATGAATACACCACAGCCATAGACGCATGGTCTATAGGCTGCGTTTTATCTGAACTACTACTAGGGAGACCAATTTTCTGCGGAGATACCTCCATCGATCAACTCGtcaaaattatacaaattctAG GTACGCCGAGTGTGATTGAGATGAAGGCTATGAACCCGGActacaataatataaatttccCGAATTTGAAGCGTGTGGAGCTGAGTACGATTTTCCCCAAGAACACTGATCCGGATTTAATTAACCTAATTTCTAACCTCCTGAGATATGATCCCACTGAACGCCTTAAACCCCTAGACGCACTCACTCACGTGTTTTTCAAACCTCTAATCATTAAAACTGCCAATCACGTCAGCTGTACATCTCATCGGGATCTAAACTCTTTACACACCGGGAGCACACTTAACACTGGGAATACTGGGAACACtgttaatactgttaacacGGGGAATCCTGGGGGAGTGGGAATGATGGATGAGTTGATAGTGGACATAATTAACCCGAATCTGGTGCCTAATAACCTCTTTGACTTTACTCTTGAGGAAGTCAACTACATGTCACCACACACcaaagaatattttaatctcatataa
- a CDS encoding WD domain G-beta repeat protein: MLTVTPNLSVNLGQLLQKAVHLNDLQYDYFSKYLAAACRSQTGPEVVIFTKDSGNSLTALSTFGTEFEPLFVSWAPPAFGTILIVVSSDNSLTYYRNDQNCQGLWKVIYKTNQLNPVSSMAVGSTPISSTVLSSTGMNSSVLNSVGVSSTGGELVVALGSLTGSVTLVTSCTRFETTTFKAHTGPVYALAFSHSNTGELLMATGGIDNTIKLWEITNNNNGSVNSVNNSNGIAVGCVMIWKFELELDVKRLGRVNSLCWSREGLLAGATESHLYIFQKTNEWTLLQKLTLGHNLTLGKNVNLTHNVSLGHNVSLGHNVSLGQVQMTFVAFNNDHIVLLQDSETVVFRRNDAGTFEPLTNTH, from the coding sequence atgTTAACGGTGACACCAAATTTATCGGTGAATTTGGGCCAGTTACTGCAGAAGGCTGTGCATCTGAACGACTTGCAGTATGACTACTTCTCAAAGTATTTAGCCGCCGCTTGTAGGTCCCAAACTGGCCCTGAGGTCGTAATCTTCACTAAGGATTCTGGCAACTCTTTAACGGCGCTTTCAACTTTTGGCACAGAGTTTGAACCGCTCTTCGTTTCCTGGGCACCGCCAGCCTTTGGCACTATTCTAATTGTTGTCTCCAGTGACAACTCTCTCACTTACTACAGAAATGACCAAAACTGCCAAGGACTCTGGAAAGTTATCTACAAAACTAACCAACTCAATCCTGTAAGTTCTATGGCAGTGGGCTCTACTCCAATTAGTTCTACTGTTCTGAGTTCTACTGGAATGAATTCTAGTGTTCTGAATTCTGTGGGAGTGAGTTCTACTGGAGGAGAATTAGTAGTGGCGTTAGGATCCTTGACGGGATCTGTAACGCTTGTGACTTCGTGTACGAGATTTGAGACTACAACTTTCAAGGCGCACACCGGTCCTGTTTACGCCCTCGCATTCAGTCACAGTAACACCGGTGAACTATTAATGGCCACCGGTGGCATTGATAATACCATCAAACTCTGGGaaattactaataataataatgggAGTGTaaacagtgtaaataatagcAATGGGATTGCGGTTGGGTGTGTGATGATTTGGAAGTTTGAGTTGGAGTTGGACGTTAAGCGTTTGGGCCGAGTGAATTCGTTGTGTTGGAGTCGGGAGGGACTACTCGCCGGAGCCACAGAGTCCCACCTCTACATCTTCCAAAAAACCAACGAGTGGACATTACTACAAAAGTTAACCTTGGGACACAATTTGACCTTGGGGAAGAATGTAAATTTGACACACAATGTAAGTTTGGGACACAATGTAAGTTTGGGGCACAATGTAAGTTTGGGTCAAGTGCAAATGACGTTTGTGGCGTTTAATAATGATCACATAGTGTTGTTGCAGGATTCTGAGACTGTCGTTTTCAGGCGTAACGACGCAGGGACCTTCGAACCACTCACCAACACACATTAA
- the exosc3 gene encoding putative exosome complex component rrp40, which yields MNSVYVPRVGDHVIGVITNKNNDYYTVSISNVFNGFLMCIDGFRGTTKKYKPNLTIGDVVFCYVYGMYDGLIELSCVTMDDNKNWSTNETYFGPLSNGFLTQLPLQHVQSLYNEELEVLRGLKYEIVLGFNGRVWIGNTSNELKLKISRFIKLSHNLNQQQLKQLFKHIF from the exons ATGAACAGTGTG taTGTGCCAAGGGTTGGCGATCACGTAATTGGTGTCATTACCAACAAGAACAACGATTACTACACC GTTAGTATAAGTAATGTGTTTAATGGATTTTTGATGTGCATCGACGGATTCAGAGGCACCACCAAAAAGTACAAACCCAATCTCACCATCG GTGACGTGGTATTTTGTTATGTGTATGGTATGTATGATGGTTTGATTGAGTTGAGTTGTGTGACGATGGATGATAATAAGAACTGGTCGACCAACGAGACTTACTTCGGCCCTCTTTCCAACGGATTTCTCACACAGTTACCCCTACAACACGTTCAATC ATTGTATAATGAGGAGTTGGAAGTGCTGAGAGGATTAAAGTATGAAATAGTGTTAGGCTTCAACGGGAG agtGTGGATTGGAAATACGAGTAATGAGTTAAAGTTAAAGATTAGCAGATTTATCAAGTTGTCACACAATCTGAATCAACAACAGTTGAAACAATTGTTCAAACACATCTTCTAA
- the vha-15 gene encoding V-ATPase subunit H family protein gives MEPEILNKLMLRNKINYDLVTPEYEEWLVTGALDTESVELIKHFTSLNSLERVEMVKNDHLILKILLNATYATGPGLLRLYSLQHIHDICRIDNNIYNILLEILNHRDVYSIYYDIITHEKDKKIIQIILYLLTGFIAYNNNNIFNNEEIENIINLILKLTINDYSKLYSLANILQLSRYHELIENESVLGLIKSNLDKEILPNAQYKAIFCLWLVSRTNKYIEFFYQQKLIHLLCNILSTTKIEKIIRISLLLFKNLLNNINCLQVIVEYNIINALTLLLYDKWNDSELYDNLQKLHIQLENKLIKFSNYERYCNELNSGILKWSILHSEKFWMLHNEKFEQDEFVNISKLINLLYTSDDPTTISIALYDLGEFFRLYRNSRNISKKFKVKDKILELITHKNRDISRQAMLCIQKLMVQNWQQVNPNP, from the exons ATGGAGCCGGAGATACTGAACAAGTTGATGTTGAGGAATAAGATAAATTATGACTTGGTGACGCCAGAGTATGAGGAGTGGCTTGTTACGGGCGCTTTGGACACGGAATCCGTGGAATTAATTAAACATTTCACCAGTCTAAACAGCCTAGAACGGGTTGAAATGGTTAAAAATGATCATTTAATACTTAAAATTCTTTTAAACGCTACGTACGCCACCGGGCCTGGATTACTACGACTCTACTCACTACAACATATACACGACATATGCCGAA ttgataataatatatataatatattgttGGAGATACTGAACCATCGTGACGTGTATTCGATTTACTACGACATTATCACGCACgaaaaagataaaaaaatcaTACAAATCATTCTTTACCTTCTCACAG GGTTTATAGcgtataataataataatatatttaacaatgaGGAGATTGAGAATATAATCAACTTAATCTTAAAGTTAACCATCAACGATTACTCCAAACTATACTCACTCGCCAACATACTACAACTCA GTCGTTATCACGAGTTGATAGAGAATGAGAGTGTGTTGGGGTTGATAAAGAGTAATTTGGACAAGGAAATCTTACCAAATGCGCAATACAAGGCGATTTTCTGCCTGTGGCTCGTCTCAAGAACTAATAAATACATCGAATTCTTCTACCAACAGAAACTCATACACCTCCTCTGCAATATTCTCTCCACAACCAAAATCGAAAAA ATAATAAGGATAAGTTTGTTGTTGTTTAAGAATTTGttgaataatataaactGTTTGCAAGTGATTGTCGAGTATAACATTATCAAC GCGTTAACACTACTACTGTATGATAAGTGGAACGATAGCGAACTCTACGATAACCTCCAAAAACTACACATCCAACTcgaaaacaaattaatcaaGTTTAG TAATTATGAGCGCTATTGTAACGAGTTGAACAGTGGAATACTCAAATGGTCAATTCTACACTCAG AGAAATTTTGGATGTTGCATAATGAGAAGTTTGAGCAGGACGAGTTTGTGAACATTTCCAAACTCATCAACCTCCTCTACACCTCTGACGATCCCACCACTATCTCTATCGCACTCTATGATCTTG GGGAGTTTTTTAGGTTGTATAGGAACAGTAGGAACATAAGTAAGAAATTCAAGGTGAAGGATAAGATATTAGAGTTAATAACTCATAAAAACAGAGACATCTCACGACAAGCCATGCTATGCATACAAAAACTCATGGTACAAAATTGGCAACAAGTCAATCCCAATCCATAA
- a CDS encoding SAC3/GANP/Nin1/mts3/eIF-3 p25 family protein, translating into MSSDPLDSCLNELENTFSKLSKDKSNTCENLQKCMKLIEEIKDSLAKVRLSSEFMTRDHLLKMRKFFELYALVCLELNDTEGFKCAYSQLHPLYFDFSHLLLRSDRMSYVLSMWMLHLVSENKIGDLYMLLERIPADLKKDEKILFVINLERLMMEGNLGKLLDLNDNSNEYHRIIAATYRNKIASAMELSYKQLDMDYIIKTLKLKNKQELLDFISYYNQFKLQSDTTSVPWKVLEDAVVFQNDSVVKHKIPSKELLNNSLKYLNDLEKIV; encoded by the exons atgaGTTCGGATCCGTTAGATTCTTGTTTAAATGAGCTTGAAAATACCTTTTCCAAATTATCCAAAGATAAATCAAATACTTGCGagaatttacaaaaatgtatgaaattaattgaGGAGATTAAGGATTCGTTGGCGAAGGTCAGGTTAAGCTCCGAATTTATGACCCGAGACCATCTCCTGAAGATGAGGAAGTTTTTTGAACTTTACGCCCTTGTTTGCCTCGAACTAAACGACACCGAAGGCTTCAAATGCGCCTACTCACAACTACACCCGCTCTACTTCGATTTCTCACAC TTGTTGTTGCGGAGTGACCGTATGAGTTATGTGTTGAGTATGTGGATGTTGCATTTGGTGAGTGAGAATAAGATTGGGGACTTGTATATGTTACTGGAGCGGATTCCGGCGGATTTGAAGAAGGACGAGAAAATCCTCTTTGTGATAAATTTGGAACGTCTGATGATGGAGGGGAATTTGGGGAAACTCCTGGACTTGAATGATAACTCCAATGAGTACCACAGGATCATCGCAGCGACCTATAGGAATAAAATCGCCTCCGCCATGGAACTCAGCTACAAACAACTCGACATGGACTACATCATCAAAACACTCAAACTCAAAAATAAACAA GAGTTGTTGGATTTTATATCGTATTACAACCAGTTTAAGCTTCAGTCAG ACACGACTTCTGTACCCTGGAAAGTGCTGGAGGACGCTGTGGTATTCCAAAATGACTCTGTCGTAAAGCATAAAATACCATCCAAAGAGCTCCTAAACAACTCCCTAAAGTACCTAAACGATCTCGAAAAGATTGTCTAA
- a CDS encoding RED-like protein N-terminal region family protein yields the protein MKRGEINLVLSKVGIPPALQKKRVDKHRRKQQPRPSEQVEEGKYRNRALERAQLKEEYKKVQEEFELLRTQTEQESRYMGGDIEFTHLVKGLDYALLEKIKKQLNSQNTTDTVDSVAVDSVNQELGIGFTEFGFYLYKTFFYHTNINNINFQQRLNNTIHLLKHGNKLRIQGGAVVYNFNLGNNYQFLPNITINDCFTMEHQSTHDKSYITTHKELMEVLSWHMENKRKRKQDRLPFRPTNTAITGDNSNTRDTLDTVEKDEDIYEGIGSYDGTELNVELLNPLEGQIFTIEREAKTCYKVPEKLLKHKATLTQPNQPDIELDFDDDQQSELSNKSKKSKRVKKRNWDEIEKIMKDKNPSLDNFKTADSKPQNFKFT from the exons atgaAGAGGGGTGAGATAAATTTAGTCTTGAGTAAGGTCGGGATTCCTCCGGCTTTACAGAAGAAAAG AGTGGACAAACACAGGAGAAAACAACAGCCGAGACCAAGTGAACA aGTTGAGGAGGGAAAGTACAGAAATCGAGCGTTGGAGAGGGCGCAGCTGAAGGAGGAATATAAAAAAGTTCAAGAGGAATTTGAACTACTAAGAACACAAACCGAACAAGAGTCACGATACATG gGCGGTGACATAGAGTTTACGCATTTGGTCAAGGGACTGGACTACGCTCTGCTCGAAAAAATCAAGAAACAACTCAACTCCCAGAATACTACTGACACTGTAGATAGTGTAGCTGTAGACTCGGTGAATCAGGAGTTGGGAATTGGTTTTACGGAGTTTGGATTTTACCTGTACAAAACCTTCTTCTACCACACTAACATCAACAACATCAACTTCCAACAACGCCTAAACAATACCATACATCTTCTCAAACAC GGTAACAAACTCAGGATTCAAGGGGGTGCCGTGGTGTACAATTTTAATCTCGGGAATAATTACCAATTCCTTCCAAACATTACTATTAACGATTGTTTTACCATGGAACATCAGTCTACTCATGATAAAAGCTATATTACTACCCACAAG GAGTTGATGGAAGTATTGAGTTGGCATATGGAAAATAAGAGGAAGCGAAAACAAGACCGAC TTCCTTTCAGACCCACTAACACTGCTATCACAGGAGATAATTCTAACACCAGAGATACCTTAG ATACTGTAGAAAAGGATGAAGACATATATGAGGGGATAGGGAGTTATGATGGTACTGAGTTGAATGTGGAGCTATTGAACCCGTTGGAGGGACAAATATTCACAATAGAGCGGGAAGCTAAAACCTGTTACAAAGTACCGGAAAAACTTCTCAAACACAAAGCCACACTCACGCAACCGAATCAGCCAGACATAGAACTCGACTTTGACGATGATCAACAGAGCGAACTCAgtaataaaagtaaaaagagtaaaagggtaaaaaagAGAAATTGGGACGAAATTGAGAAGATTATGAAGGATAAAAATCCTTCGTTAGATAACTTCAAAACCGCAGATTCCAAACCTCAAAACTTCAAATTCACATAA
- the U1A gene encoding U1 small nuclear ribonucleoprotein A codes for MTTLGLIPPGMFPSQSSIPNNTPLNPLNPLTPLTPLTPLTPVEADPSIPPNQTLYVKNLNDRIKIDILKRELVELFGKFGKILQIVAMKSFWRRGQAWVIYDNINSATEALKELQGHKLFGHVMRINYALEKSDVVSKADGTFVPRPKGPKKPRQILQRELILKQMYSNSVSNNSLSNNSVSNNAMSNNAMSNSGKESFGFTDPVNNSFSMESQGSLPGQGSVPMYQTLTPYNNAYSSGHSSSYSTGVSTGFSSGYSTGFSGGFSDDPSITRRNRVLFVEDLPDGIAHEDVNNLFHHMPGFVETKLINSKHVAFIDFDNEFNSNYALQLLQGKLLNGQPIKISFAK; via the exons ATGACAACTTTGGGTTTGATTCCTCCTGGGATGTTCCCTAGCCAGTCTTCCATCCCAAACAACACTCCCCTCAATCCTCTCAATCCTCTTACTCCTCTTACTCCTCTCACTCCCCTTACTCCAG TGGAGGCGGACCCGAGTATTCCTCCGAACCAAACGTTGTACGTGAAAAACTTGAATGACAGGATAAAAATCGACATTTTGAAGCGGGAGTTGGTGGAATTGTTCGGGAAATTCGGGAAAATTCTGCAAATTGTGGCCATGAAATCGTTCTGGAGAAGAGGCCAAGCCTGGGTCATCTACGATAACATCAACTCAGCCACAGAAGCCTTAAAAGAACTTCAAG gGCATAAGTTGTTTGGTCATGTGATGAGGATAAACTATGCGTTGGAGAAGAGTGACGTGGTATCGAAGGCGGATGGTACGTTTGTGCCAAGGCCTAAGGGTCCAAAGAAACCCAGACAAATACTACAACGCGAACTCATCCTCAAACAAATGTATTCCAACTCAGTCAGTAATAATTCACTGAGTAACAACTCAGTGAGTAACAATGCAATGAGTAACAATGCAATGAGTAACAGTGGAAAGGAATCATTTGGATTTACAGATCCGGTGAATAATAGTTTCAGTATGGAATCGCAAGGTAGTCTCCCTGGACAAGGGAGCGTACCAATGTACCAAACTCTAACTCCTTACAACAATGCCTATAGTAGTGGACATAGTAGTTCATATAGTACGGGAGTTAGTACAGGATTTAGTAGTGGGTATAGTACGGGATTTAGTGGTGGTTTCTCCGATGATCCTTCTATCACC AGGCGGAACCGTGTGTTATTTGTGGAGGATTTACCGGACGGGATAGCGCACGAGGACGTGAATAACTTGTTCCACCACATGCCAGGCTTTGTGGAAACCAAACTCATCAACTCCAAACACGTCGCATTCATCGACTTCGATAACGAATTCAACTCCAATTACGCTCTACAAC TACTCCAGGGTAAATTACTTAACGGTCAACCAATCAAAATCTCCTTCGCCAAATAA
- a CDS encoding putative integral membrane protein, with protein MRGLSVVIWVIIGIIPGIALNLNKSKISLPKIQNRNYHMINKFSLNDEFSTNIFKQQVINELRGSEEVLKGIIFKILNHFYEYVKYRFLTTFFNLYIINPFDIQMGNLLNTKLNNYYLTNKLNIPTYCTPLSFGLSYEKVRVGDGSESWLIKSGNKTNKAFVLMHGWFGNPQSTLPFLNTLKQIGVLSDYNVLILNLYDNSNIFENNVGLRGMKRLYDGMKFLHDNYNTTHFNIYTQSVSSISAILLYHFLQHYKVSHSNTGDTDDSVGTEDTENNNSVGTEMLWDMRGFGMGLRLDEEFVRAVEIDKLILESPVINVKQYLLNDKYYSNIINNLYLNNKYFSNFNEYINKLNICKYVDKDLLRRVNVLQGVKDEITTLKMLQEEFSGLRKIPNLFLFKNSGHIDLCKNDSKDYLSTVKYILKNPILRFFQYNTNKVNKL; from the exons ATGAGGGGGCTAAGTGTTGTAATTTGGGTAATAATTGGTATTATCCCCGGCATAGCGCTGAACCTGAATAAATCGAAAATCTCACTCCCCAAAATACAAAAC agaaattatcatatgattaataaattttcactCAACGACGAGTTCAGCACCAATATCTTCAAACAACAA GTGATAAATGAGTTGCGTGGTAGTGAGGAGGTATTGAAgggtataatatttaagatACTGAACCACTTTTACGAGTACGTCAAGTACCGTTTCCTCACCACCTTCTTCAACCTTTACATCATCAACCCATTCGATATTCAAATGGGAAACCTCCTCAACACCAAACTCAACAACTATTATCTCACCAA TAAGTTGAATATACCTACGTATTGTACGCCGTTATCGTTTGGATTATCGTATGAGAAGGTGCGTGTGGGTGACGGGAGTGAAAGTTGGTTGATAAAATCGGGTAATAAAACTAACAAGGCCTTCGTACTTATGCACGGCTGGTTCGGGAATCCTCAATCCACTCTTCCCTTCCTCAATACTCTCAAACAA ATTGGAGTGTTGAGTGATTACAATGTGTTGATACTGAATTTGTATGAcaatagtaatatatttgAGAACAACGTTGGACTCAGAGGCATGAAACGGTTATACGACGGGATGAAGTTTCTCCACGACAATTATAACACCACACACTTCAACATTTACACACAGTCCGTTAGCTCAATCTCCGCCATTCTACTATACCACTTTCTACAACATTACAAAGTTTCTCATAGTAACACAGGGGACACAGATGACTCAGTTGGTACAGAGGATACTGAGAACAATAATTCTGTTGGTACGGAGATGTTATGGGATATGAGAGGATTTGGGATGGGCCTGAGGTTGGACGAGGAGTTTGTGAGGGCTGTGGAAATTGACAAGTTAATCCTCGAATCGCCCGTGATCAACgttaaacaatatttacTCAACGATAAATACTACAGCAACATCATCAACAATCTCTACCTCAACAACAAATACTTCTCCAA tTTTAATGAGTATATAAACAAGTTGAACATATGTAAGTATGTGGATAAGGATTTGTTGCGTCGTGTGAATGTGTTGCAAGGCGTGAAGGACGAGATAACTACGTTGAAGATGTTACAGGAGGAGTTTTCTGGCTTGAGGAAGATTCCGAATTTGTTCCTCTTTAAGAATTCGGGGCATATTGACCTCTGTAAGAATGATTCTAAAGACTACCTCAGCACCGTCAAGTACATTCTCAAGAATCCAATCCTCAGATTCTTCCAATACAATacaaataaagttaataaactataa
- a CDS encoding Kinase phosphorylation family protein, whose translation MIDLKLSPPREGTRGGREQFKWEDLKSHDLKDREHYLGHSVKVGLLERKNKFYKHDWYLKKDSKSHTDTLEEDEAELTRLYEQEIMQEMLGAKPRRLMLLKSKPTDPKQLK comes from the exons atGATAGATTTGAAGTTAAGTCCGCCTAGGGAGGGTACTAGGGGTGGAAGGGAGCAGTTTAAATGGGAAGACTTAAAATCACATGACCTAAAAGACAGAGAACACTATctag GGCACAGTGTGAAGGTTGGATTACTGGAGAGGAAGAACAAGTTTTACAAGCATGATTGGTACTTGAAAAAAGATTCCAAATCTCATACTGACACATtagaagaagatgaagCGGAACTTACAAGATTATATGAACAGGAAATCATGCAAGAGATGCT AGGAGCAAAGCCTAGGAGATTAATGTTGCTTAAGTCTAAACCTACAGATCCAAAACAACTCAAATAG
- a CDS encoding putative integral membrane protein, which produces MIKSPPGIERRRERSEALDRAGAVFEDLYKKYLTVDNENLQKRAETYLLKSFYDKQTFKNLNSQIPGLSIADPQLNLAQENGPQELNLAQENGPQELNLAQENGPEELNLPSESQSAGHETVKSDTVTKDYVKQVSFETDHMKTGAKLVSKTPPKIPNTAKSNTISKPNPTSKPSPRAKSPNPRSKESIWGDESPNRILKTPQNSNTKPSTKLLSGRLKSRQLKLETNPRVQDKTVSKDDTRIFVDNVTESDISEESLTLENTGHLVTLKEYDHSPCFDKVEEFLTGSPNHVTELNSADFNAGELHGDDRRAILLRNKELNFICGLSVLFQIFMCFNVFGLFFLLHSFQFQFHSLFSSICLPFLLHFSMFYLVFTIGVSRVKKSLLTYTSDITVEILSKRLNRQMHYSRLSKFTVGAERIFVLLALVIACIPVKFSQDLTQMQVKESVYIAFNVVYALLQIAFCFYYFKVLFKKLLTLH; this is translated from the exons atgattaaatCACCTCCAG GGATAGAGAGGAGGAGGGAGAGATCAGAAGCGTTGGACAGGGCCGGTGCAGTGTTTGAGGATTTGTACaagaaatatttaactgtGGACAATGAAAACCTGCAGAAACGCGCGGAAACTTACCTCCTCAAGTCATTCTACGACAAACAAACCTTCAAAAATTTGAATTCACAGATCCCAGGCCTTAGTATAGCCGATCCACAGCTAAATTTAGCCCAGGAAAATGGCCCTCAGGAGCTAAATTTAGCACAGGAAAATGGTCCTCAGGAGCTAAATTTAGCACAGGAAAATGGTCCTGAGGAGCTAAATTTACCTTCAGAATCACAATCCGCAGGACACGAAACTGTGAAATCTGACACCGTGACGAAAGACTATGTGAAACAAGTGTCGTTTGAGACCGATCACATGAAAACGGGCGCCAAATTAGTCTCCAAAACACCCCCAAAAATACCAAACACCGCTAAATCTAATACCATTTCTAAACCTAATCCCACCTCTAAACCTAGTCCCCGGGCTAAATCTCCTAACCCCCGGTCTAAAGAGAGCATTTGGGGCGACGAAAGTCCAAACAGGATCCTCAAAACCCCTCAAAACTCCAACACTAAACCTAGCACCAAACTCTTGAGCGGCAGACTTAAGTCTAGGCAGTTGAAATTGGAAACTAACCCTAGGGTGCAGGATAAAACTGTGTCAAAAGATGACACGCGGATATTTGTGGATAATGTGACGGAGAGTGACATCAGTGAGGAGAGTCTCACGCTGGAAAACACTGGCCACTTAGTTACGCTTAAGGAATACGACCACTCGCCCTGTTTCGACAAGGTTGAAGAGTTCTTAACGGGGTCACCAAATCACGTTACGGAGCTTAACTCTGCAGATTTTAACGCCGGGGAACTCCACGGAGATGACAGACGAGCAATTTTACTGCGTAACAAGGAGTTAAATTTCATTTGCGGACTGTCTGTGctatttcaaattttcatGTGTTTCAACGTTTTTGGGCTCTTTTTTCTCTTACACTCGTTTCAATTCCAGTTTCACTCGCTATTTTCCTCCATTTGCCTTCCATTTTTATTACACTTTTCAATGTTTTATTTGGTGTTTACCATTGGCGTTTCAAGGGTTAAGAAGTCACTCCTCACCTACACAAGTGACATTACAGTTGAAATTCTCAGTAAACGACTCAATCGTCAGATGCATTACAGCAGGCTGAGTAAGTTTACAGTGGGCGCTGAGCGCATTTTTGTACTGCTGGCACTTGTGATTGCCTGTATTCCCGTGAAGTTTAGCCAAGATTTAACACAAATGCAAGTTAAGGAATCGGTTTACATCGCTTTTAACGTTGTGTACGCCCTACTCCAAATCGCCTTCTGCTTCTACTACTTCAAAGTTCTCTTCAAAAAACTCTTAACTCTACACTAA